The proteins below are encoded in one region of Brassica napus cultivar Da-Ae chromosome A6, Da-Ae, whole genome shotgun sequence:
- the LOC106347850 gene encoding hypersensitive-induced response protein 1-like, translating to MGNLCCCVQVDQSTVAIKETFGKFEEVLEPGCHFLPWCLGQQVAGYLSLRLQQLDVRCETKTKDNVFVNVVASIQYRALANNANDAFYKLSNTRSQIQAYVFDVIRASVPKLILDDVFEQKNEIAKAVEEELEKAMSAYGFEIVQTLIVDIEPDEHVKRAMNEINAAARMRLAANEKAEAEKILQIKRAEGEAEAKYLSGLGIARQRQAIVDGLRDSVLGFSVNVPGTTAKDVMDMVLVTQYFDTMKEIGASSKSSAVFIPHGPGAVRDVATQIRDGLLQGSFADQS from the exons ATGGGGAACTTATGTTGCTGTGTACAAGTGGACCAATCAACGGTGGCGATAAAAGAAACGTTTGGGAAGTTCGAAGAGGTTCTTGAGCCTGGTTGCCATTTTCTCCCTTGGTGTCTTGGTCAGCAAGTCGCTGGTTACCTCTCTCTTAGGCTTCAGCAGTTGGATGTTCGCTGCGAGACCAAGACAAAG GACAATGTGTTTGTTAACGTTGTTGCATCGATTCAATACCGTGCATTGGCTAATAATGCTAATGATGCCTTCTACAAGCTTAGTAACACACGGAGCCAGATCCAAGCTTACGTCTTTGATG TTATCAGAGCAAGTGTCCCCAAGCTGATTCTGGATGATGTCTTTGAGCAGAAGAATGAAATTGCCAAAGCTGTTGAAGAGGAGCTCGAGAAG GCGATGTCTGCTTACGGTTTTGAGATTGTCCAAACTCTCATTGTTGACATCGAGCCTGACGAACATGTCAAACGAGCCATGAACGAAATCAACGCTG CTGCAAGGATGAGGTTGGCTGCCAACGAAAAGGCTGAGGCTGAGAAAATCCTGCAGATCAAGCGAGCTGAAGGTGAAGCCGAGGCCAAGTACCTTTCTGGTCTTGGTATCGCCCGTCAGAGGCAAGCCATCGTTGACGGGCTACGCGACAGTGTCTTGGGCTTCTCTGTGAATGTTCCCGGGACAACTGCTAAAGATGTCATGGACATGGTGCTCGTTACGCAGTACTTTGACACCATGAAGGAGATTGGTGCTAGTTCCAAATCCTCTGCTGTGTTCATTCCCCACGGACCAGGAGCGGTTCGTGATGTGGCTACTCAGATCAGAGATGGCCTCCTTCAAGGCTCGTTCGCAGACCAGTCTTGA
- the LOC106347852 gene encoding protein PXR1-like, with translation MGETEEKEVKKNHGDKEDEHNKAEKADKADKKEKKKDKDKKDKNEDDKKGGGEEGEDQEKKSKKKDKKTKKEKNPEDKKDPEKLKMKLQKIEEKIQAMVLKKDEIVKLIHDAEQAKASAVATDAPPPTN, from the coding sequence ATGGGAgaaacagaagagaaagaagtgaAGAAGAATCATGGTGATAAAGAAGACGAACACAACAAGGCTGAGAAGGCAGATAAGGCAgataagaaggagaagaagaaggataaaGATAAGAAGGATAAGAACGAGGACGATAAAAAAGGTGGAGGAGAAGAAGGTGAAGatcaagagaagaagagcaagaagaaAGATAAGAAGACGAAGAAAGAGAAGAACCCTGAAGATAAGAAAGACCCAGAGAAGTTGAAGATGAAACTTCAGAAGATTGAAGAAAAGATTCAAGCTATGGTTTTAAAAAAAGATGAGATCGTGAAGCTTATTCATGATGCTGAACAAGCTAAAGCTAGTGCAGTGGCAACAGATGCACCACCACCAACTAATTAA